In the Polyangiaceae bacterium genome, one interval contains:
- a CDS encoding efflux RND transporter periplasmic adaptor subunit yields MANTEAAPIGAKTAKKTRIRRALTWGGLALLGASAALAGPRLATEDGPEPPPDRSSRKVRVAEVVAADAPGGARYAGTLRAAQRAVLAFQLGGRVAARPVHIGDTVKAGQVLARLDARELANAASAARADLDQTQARLEQQTRDRARAVQLWKQGAISTQESEVATSQLNVLKASSRSMEVRSRDARRRLGETVLRAPFAGVVAAVHRERGETVSPGTPIVELSGDDRLEVELQVPEQTLAQLEPAATVRVDLPLVGKRGLEATVRHIGRAASGSGRLFPVIVELDDAPGLRAGMTAEVVLGLRPSHALSLPVAAIRDPSGSSPTVLRVSADRVQVVPLTLRDLRGDSVTVEGNLQVGDRVVVAGHAFLLDGDRVQVAP; encoded by the coding sequence ATGGCAAACACCGAAGCAGCGCCAATCGGCGCAAAAACAGCGAAGAAGACGCGAATTCGGCGTGCACTCACTTGGGGCGGGCTTGCTCTCCTCGGCGCCTCAGCCGCCCTGGCCGGACCGCGGCTAGCAACGGAGGACGGACCCGAGCCACCGCCCGACCGGTCGTCGCGCAAGGTGCGGGTCGCCGAGGTCGTGGCGGCGGATGCACCTGGGGGTGCAAGGTATGCGGGCACATTGCGCGCGGCACAGCGCGCGGTCCTCGCGTTTCAACTCGGCGGCCGCGTCGCGGCGAGACCCGTGCACATTGGAGACACGGTGAAGGCAGGGCAAGTGCTCGCGCGTCTCGATGCGCGAGAGTTGGCGAACGCCGCCTCTGCCGCGCGCGCCGATCTCGACCAAACCCAAGCACGCCTCGAGCAGCAAACGCGAGACCGCGCGCGCGCCGTACAGCTTTGGAAGCAAGGAGCCATCTCGACGCAGGAAAGCGAGGTTGCGACCTCGCAGTTGAACGTGCTGAAGGCGTCGAGCCGCTCGATGGAAGTCCGTTCGCGCGACGCCCGCCGCCGTCTTGGGGAGACGGTGCTCCGAGCTCCCTTCGCCGGAGTCGTCGCTGCGGTGCACCGTGAGCGAGGAGAAACGGTGTCGCCGGGTACTCCAATCGTAGAGCTCAGCGGCGACGATCGCCTCGAGGTCGAACTCCAGGTTCCCGAACAAACCCTGGCCCAGCTGGAACCAGCCGCGACCGTGCGCGTCGATCTGCCCTTGGTCGGCAAGCGCGGCTTGGAAGCAACGGTGCGTCACATCGGGCGCGCCGCGTCGGGCAGCGGTCGTCTGTTCCCCGTCATCGTCGAGCTGGACGACGCCCCGGGCCTGCGCGCAGGGATGACCGCGGAAGTCGTGCTGGGGCTGCGGCCTTCCCACGCCTTGTCGCTGCCGGTGGCGGCGATTCGTGACCCTTCGGGCAGCTCGCCGACAGTGCTGCGTGTCTCGGCGGACCGTGTGCAGGTGGTGCCGCTGACGCTGCGGGATCTGCGGGGAGACAGCGTGACCGTCGAGGGTAATCTGCAGGTCGGTGACCGCGTCGTCGTCGCGGGTCACGCCTTTCTGCTCGACGGCGACAGGGTGCAGGTGGCGCCGTGA